Proteins encoded in a region of the Coffea eugenioides isolate CCC68of chromosome 4, Ceug_1.0, whole genome shotgun sequence genome:
- the LOC113767464 gene encoding NADP-dependent malic enzyme, chloroplastic-like yields the protein MLSLNGTSFLDNSLYGVSRGVVQQHRRVAPPMVVVASVRSNGRAGDRNVSVLVETSLKEIRDASPAPPADKDSKSKVTGGIGDVYGEDTATEDQSITPWTVSVASGYPLLRDPHYNKGLAFTEKEKDAHYLRGLLPPVVVSQELQVKKMMANIRQYQVPLQRYMAMMDLQERNERLFYKLLIDHVEELLPVVYTPTVGEACQKYGTIFRQPQGLFISLKEKGKILEVLKNWPQQKIQVIVVTDGERILGLGDLGCQGMGIPVGKLSLYTALGGIRPSACLPVTIDVGTNNEKLLNDEFYIGLRQRRATGKEYAELIDEFMSAVKQTYGEKVLIQFEDFANHNAFDLLAKYGPTHLVFNDDIQGTASVVLAGLIAALKLVGGTLAEHTFLFLGAGEAGTGIAELIALEMSKQTGAPVDETRKKIWMVDSKGLITRSRMEGLQHFKRPWAHEHEPVTNLVDAVKAIKPTVLIGSSGAGRTFTKEVVEAMATFNEKPVVLALSNPTSQSECTAEEAYMWSEGRAIFASGSPFDPVEYDGKVYASGQANNAYIFPGLGLGLIISGAIRVHDDMLLAASEALAAQVTEENLESGLIYPPFSNIRKISAKIAADVAAKAYELGLATRLPQPENLVAYAESCMYSPAYRCYR from the exons ATGTTATCCTTAAATGGCACTAGTTTTCTG GATAATTCGCTTTATGGGGTGTCCAGAGGCGTGGTGCAGCAACACAGAAGAGTTGCACCTCCTATGGTGGTGGTGGCGTCGGTccgctcaaatgggagagcaggGGATCGAAACGTGAGCGTTTTGGTGGAGACTAGTCTGAAGGAGATTAGAGATGCTTCACCAGCACCACCGGCTGACAAGGACTCCAAATCAAAGGTTACTGGCGGAATTGGTGACGTGTACGGTGAGGATACTGCCACCGAGGATCAGTCCATTACGCCTTGGACTGTCTCTGTTGCTAG TGGATATCCATTGTTGCGTGATCCACACTATAATAAGGGGCTTGCATTTACTGAGAAGGAGAAGGATGCACATTACTTGCGTGGTCTTCTTCCACCTGTGGTTGTCAGCCAAGAACTTCAG GTGAAAAAAATGATGGCAAATATTCGTCAGTATCAAGTACCCCTGCAGCGATATATGGCCATGATGGATCTTCAG GAAAGGAATGAAAGGTTGTTCTACAAGCTTCTCATTGACCATGTTGAGGAGCTGCTTCCAGTTGTTTACACTCCAACTGTGGGCGAGGCTTGCCAGAAATATGGGACCATCTTCAGACAGCCACAGGGTCTCTTTATCAGTTTGAAGGAAAA AGGAAAAATTCTTGAGGTGCTGAAAAATTGGCCCCAGCAGAAGATTCAAGTTATTGTTGTCACAGATGGTGAACGCATTTTGGGGCTTGGAGACCTGGGTTGCCAG GGAATGGGCATACCTGTAGGGAAGCTCTCTCTGTACACAGCTCTTGGTGGTATTCGTCCTTCAGCT TGTTTACCTGTAACAATTGATGTGGGTACAAACAATGAGAAGTTACtgaatgatgaattttacattGGGCTCAGGCAAAGACGAGCAACAGGGAAG GAATATGCGGAGCTGATAGATGAATTTATGTCTGCTGTCAAGCAGACCTATGGGGAGAAAGTCCTCATTCAG TTTGAAGATTTTGCAAATCACAATGCTTTCGATCTTCTTGCAAAATATGGCCCTACACACCTTGTTTTCAATGATGATATTCAG GGGACAGCATCTGTGGTCCTTGCTGGGCTTATTGCAGCACTGAAGTTAGTTGGAGGGACCTTAGCTGAGCATACTTTCCTATTTCTTGGAGCAGGGGAG GCTGGCACTGGTATTGCTGAGCTCATTGCTCTTGAGATGTCAAAGCAG ACTGGAGCTCCAGTAGACGAAACTCGTAAGAAAATTTGGATGGTGGACTCAAAG GGTTTAATTACGCGGTCTCGCATGGAAGGACTTCAGCATTTTAAGAGACCCTGGGCTCATGAGCATGAACCTGTTACAAACCTGGTGGATGCTGTCAAG GCAATCAAGCCAACCGTGTTGATTGGATCATCAGGAGCTGGAAGAACATTTACCAAAGAAGTTGTTGAAGCTATGGCAACCTTCAACGAG AAACCCGTTGTACTTGCCCTCTCCAACCCAACTTCACAGTCAGAGTGTACTGCTGAAGAAGCCTACATGTGGAGTGAG GGTCGTGCTATTTTTGCTAGTGGTAGTCCATTTGATCCAGTTGAATATGATGGGAAGGTCTATGCATCTGGCCAG GCAAATAATGCGTACATCTTCCCTGGTCTTGGTCTGGGTCTGATAATTTCTGGTGCCATCCGTGTCCATGATGATATGCTCCTGGCAGCCT CTGAAGCTCTGGCTGCACAGGTCACTGAAGAAAATCTTGAGAGCGGTCTCATTTATCCCCCATTCTCtaatattagaaaaatttctgccaaaattgCTGCTGATGTAGCTGCAAAAGCATATGAGCTAG GTTTGGCTACTCGTCTGCCTCAACCAGAaaatttagttgcatatgcTGAGAGCTGTATGTATAGTCCCGCTTATAGATGCTATCGCTGA
- the LOC113769521 gene encoding transcription factor MYBS3, which yields MTRRCSHCSNNGHNSRTCPTRGGGGGSGGCAGGGVKLFGVRLTDGSIMKKSASMGNLSHYHSSSSAAASPNPSSPSSDPFHDPVHLPDGYLSDDPNDASCSANRRAERKKGVPWTEEEHRLFLLGLQKLGKGDWRGISRNFVTSRTPTQVASHAQKYFIRQSNANRRKRRSSLFDMVPDMSTDPLAPPEEQFVLPPQVVDSSKEQLASPHPLAIGDDNEKSLPSLDLSLKQEYEPMEATLSEVVEETEENVKSPPEIPSLFPSFFPAFIPISYPLWPSNIAPQEEGRGAEASHHQILKPIPVIPKEPVNVDELVGMSQLSLGDTSSGLVESSRLSLKLTGEPSRQSAFHASTPIKGSGITKSENSSFQAV from the exons ATGACTCGGCGGTGTTCTCATTGCAGCAACAATGGCCATAACTCCCGGACGTGTCCCACGAGAGGTGGCGGTGGTGGAAGCGGCGGCTGTGCCGGTGGTGGGGTGAAGCTTTTTGGAGTCAGATTAACAGATGGGTCCATCATGAAGAAGAGTGCCAGCATGGGAAATCTATCCCATTACCATTCTTCCTCGTCCGCCGCCGCGTCGCCCAACCCCAGCTCGCCTTCCTCCGACCCCTTTCATGACCCGGTTCATTTGCCGGATGGGTATCTCTCCGATGATCCCAATGATGCATCTTGCTCTGCTAATCGTAGAGctgaaagaaagaaag GTGTTCCATGGACTGAAGAAGAGCACAGGCTCTTCCTTCTTGGTCTTCAGAAGTTGGGCAAAGGTGATTGGCGCGGTATCTCCCGCAATTTTGTGACATCAAGGACTCCAACACAGGTGGCAAGCCATGCACAGAAGTATTTTATCCGGCAGAGCAATGCTAATCGGAGAAAGAGAAGATCCAGTCTCTTTGACATGGTTCCAGATATG TCTACAGATCCACTAGCTCCGCCGGAAGAACAATTTGTGCTCCCACCACAAGTTGTTGATAGCAGCAAGGAACAACTTGCAAGTCCGCATCCTCTAGCAATTGGAGATGATAATGAAAAGTCTTTGCCTTCTTTAGATCTTTCCCTAAAGCAAGAGTATGAGCCCATGGAAGCTACCCTCAGTGAAGTAGTTGAAGAAACCGAAGAAAATGTTAAATCTCCACCCGAAATTCCTTCATTGTTCCCATCATTTTTTCCAGCATTTATACCTATTTCATATCCACTATGGCCGTCCAATATAGCCCCTCAAGAGGAAGGTAGAGGAGCAGAGGCATCTCATCATCAGATCCTCAAGCCAATTCCAGTTATTCCAAAGGAACCTGTCAATGTGGATGAACTTGTGGGCATGTCTCAGCTTAGCTTAGGTGATACTAGTTCTGGCCTTGTAGAATCTTCCCGACTTTCTCTCAAATTGACAGGGGAGCCATCGAGGCAATCGGCATTTCATGCAAGCACACCAATCAAAGGATCGGGCATAACCAAGAGTGAAAATAGTTCATTTCAAGCAGTATGA